The following coding sequences are from one Prosthecobacter vanneervenii window:
- a CDS encoding protein kinase domain-containing protein, with protein sequence MRLTSSSSTAAPLVTRSAPPTSQELTVMMPFGRYSVQAQVGIGGMGTVYRGTQLSLGRPVAIKVLRVSDGYDFAFEDRFRREARAMATLNHPNIVAIYDYGHIGTEFLFFVMEYVDGTDLGDIMRTGRMTRELALQLLPQICAGLEYAHSKGIVHRDIKPANIMLTRQGEVKITDFGLAKDVMRAPSMVTETHMVMGTPEYAAPEQFNAHRHVDHRADIYALGVLMYQMLTGALPRGSWQPPSSLLPGLDPRLDAVVIRALMTDPGHRFQNVGDMRRAIEAAMVPAAQAPSRPMPVAQPSAGRILLLEDDLMVRDLMRRALEKAGYEVVETGDGKDTLRLYQEAMHQGQPYDLAILDLTIPDGMCGRETMLYLRRMDPQILAIVSSGYRDDPVMKDCGAYGFAAALPKPYQVEGLLQIVNGVLAVGRRRTL encoded by the coding sequence ATGCGTCTTACCAGCAGTTCCAGCACCGCCGCGCCTCTCGTGACGCGCTCCGCGCCGCCCACGTCGCAGGAGCTTACCGTCATGATGCCGTTTGGACGGTATTCCGTGCAGGCGCAGGTGGGCATCGGCGGCATGGGCACCGTGTACCGGGGCACCCAGCTCAGCCTGGGCAGGCCGGTGGCCATCAAGGTGCTGCGTGTGAGCGACGGCTACGACTTCGCCTTTGAAGACCGCTTCCGCAGGGAGGCACGGGCCATGGCCACGCTGAACCACCCGAATATCGTGGCCATTTACGACTACGGCCACATCGGCACCGAGTTCCTCTTCTTCGTCATGGAGTACGTCGATGGCACGGACCTCGGTGACATCATGCGCACCGGCCGCATGACGCGCGAGCTGGCGCTGCAACTGCTGCCGCAGATCTGCGCGGGGCTGGAGTACGCGCATTCCAAGGGCATCGTTCACCGCGACATCAAGCCCGCCAACATCATGCTTACCCGCCAAGGCGAGGTGAAGATCACCGACTTTGGCCTGGCGAAGGATGTGATGCGCGCCCCTTCCATGGTGACGGAGACGCACATGGTCATGGGCACGCCGGAGTACGCTGCGCCGGAGCAGTTCAATGCGCACCGGCACGTGGACCACCGGGCTGACATCTACGCCCTGGGTGTGCTGATGTACCAGATGCTGACTGGGGCGCTGCCGCGTGGCTCCTGGCAGCCGCCCTCCAGCCTGCTGCCCGGGCTGGACCCCCGGCTGGACGCCGTTGTCATCCGGGCGCTGATGACCGACCCCGGGCACCGCTTTCAAAATGTAGGCGACATGCGCCGTGCCATCGAGGCCGCCATGGTGCCAGCCGCTCAGGCTCCCAGCAGGCCCATGCCCGTGGCCCAGCCCAGCGCCGGGCGCATCCTCCTTCTGGAGGACGATCTCATGGTGCGCGATCTGATGCGGCGTGCGCTGGAAAAGGCGGGTTACGAAGTGGTCGAAACGGGAGACGGCAAGGACACACTGCGACTCTACCAAGAGGCCATGCACCAGGGGCAGCCCTACGATCTGGCCATCCTCGACCTCACCATTCCCGATGGCATGTGCGGGCGTGAGACGATGCTCTACCTCCGCCGCATGGACCCGCAGATCCTCGCCATCGTCTCCTCCGGCTACCGGGACGATCCCGTGATGAAAGACTGCGGTGCCTACGGTTTTGCCGCCGCCCTGCCCAAGCCCTACCAGGTGGAGGGCCTGCTGCAGATCGTGAATGGTGTGCTGGCTGTGGGACGAAGGAGGACGCTATAA
- a CDS encoding DUF7133 domain-containing protein codes for MNTRLFLLLLGSSALAADPNVKPDAVAGNEAVKKIMETRAGRGVMRDDTPPTPPEEALKKFKTRSDVAIDLMAAEPVVEQPLYASWDSKGRMWVVQYRQYQFPAGLKIISYDQHLRAKFDKVPLPPPRGEKGADKITVFEDTDGDGFFDKHEDVITGLNIASAALHGMGRIWVLNPPYLLSYADADFDAKPDSDTPEVELSGFGLEDTHSVATNLQWGMDGWLYGANGSTTTGNVSSANTKNVKWEGQCIWRYHPIKKTFEIYAEGGGNTFSLDIDSKGRLFSGTNGASRGMHYEQGSYGIKGWGKHGPLTNPYAFGWFEHMNHQGDNKRFPQAFTVYEGGLLGSAYEGKIIAPNALQNLVYVSERIPEGSTFRTKDEENLLSTPDRWFRPVWAGVGPDGGFYMADWYDTRLSHVSPIDDWHKTSGRIYRVRPAAGVPKLKPFDLSKATPDELLGYLSHPNEWFRKQAVLEIGWRELDQLYPQLMKMLTEHNNPHALEALWSIDLISQHKTGEPFQGDPIIYNLLEHQDAYVRRWIVKLIGERRSSWVEGSLIPRAKSETNIEVRAQILASAKKLKASTALPLLWAGDAEDISGHLPLLAWWALESKAEKERAAVFAFLKSDTAFLKTTLFRDHLAEKLAKRYALAGGEENLQSCADLLAMTNDEALRGKFIAGIASAFEGAEMPKLPEALTKALNDYIAKQSGGDLTLALRSGNADALKSALKLLEDKKASNTARIAIAKTLAELGKQEAVMPMVNILKATNPPGLKRGILQAAAKFDDKRIPEALLLGWEGQIAGDKALREDALRVMAGRKEWAQILVSFVNEWKIPAKQFTVDIVRQLSLHKDPEIDAAIDKHWKGLLATGPTPEKKKESERIKAVVKTGLGDPAKGKIQFMGRCAICHTLFGEGGKIGPDLTGYDRTNADFWLDNLFMPSMEIREGFGAYIVKTKGGQILTGLMDAQDASGIVLKDMAGNKTAFKQADIEKLEASPISLMPEGLTTGMSDADLKDFFAYLMKK; via the coding sequence ATGAACACGCGTCTTTTCCTCCTCCTGCTAGGCAGTTCCGCGCTCGCCGCCGACCCCAACGTCAAACCGGACGCCGTGGCTGGCAATGAGGCGGTGAAGAAGATCATGGAGACCCGCGCTGGACGCGGGGTGATGCGCGACGACACCCCGCCCACGCCCCCGGAAGAGGCACTGAAGAAATTCAAAACGCGCAGCGACGTGGCGATCGATCTCATGGCCGCCGAGCCGGTGGTGGAGCAGCCGCTGTATGCCAGCTGGGACTCCAAAGGCCGCATGTGGGTGGTACAGTACCGCCAGTACCAGTTTCCCGCCGGGCTCAAGATCATCAGCTACGACCAGCACCTGCGCGCCAAGTTTGACAAAGTCCCCCTCCCCCCGCCTCGTGGCGAAAAGGGCGCGGACAAGATCACCGTCTTTGAAGATACAGACGGCGACGGCTTCTTTGACAAGCATGAGGACGTCATCACTGGCCTCAACATCGCCAGCGCGGCGCTGCATGGCATGGGCCGCATCTGGGTGCTGAACCCACCCTACCTGCTCAGTTATGCGGATGCTGACTTTGACGCCAAGCCTGACTCTGACACGCCCGAGGTGGAGCTGAGCGGCTTTGGCCTGGAGGACACCCACAGCGTGGCCACAAACCTGCAGTGGGGCATGGACGGCTGGCTCTACGGTGCCAACGGCAGCACCACCACCGGCAATGTCAGCAGCGCCAACACCAAGAATGTGAAATGGGAGGGGCAGTGCATCTGGCGCTACCACCCCATCAAGAAGACTTTTGAAATCTACGCCGAGGGCGGCGGCAACACCTTCAGCCTGGACATCGACAGCAAGGGTCGCCTCTTCTCCGGCACCAACGGAGCCAGCCGCGGCATGCACTACGAGCAGGGCAGCTACGGCATCAAAGGCTGGGGCAAGCACGGCCCTCTGACCAATCCGTATGCCTTCGGCTGGTTTGAGCACATGAACCATCAAGGTGATAATAAACGCTTCCCGCAGGCCTTCACCGTGTATGAGGGCGGGCTGCTGGGCAGCGCCTATGAGGGCAAGATCATCGCCCCGAACGCGTTGCAAAACCTCGTGTATGTGAGCGAGCGAATCCCGGAAGGCTCCACCTTCCGCACCAAGGACGAGGAAAACCTGCTCAGCACCCCTGACCGCTGGTTCCGCCCCGTGTGGGCCGGCGTGGGCCCCGATGGCGGCTTCTACATGGCCGACTGGTATGACACCCGCCTCAGCCACGTGAGCCCCATCGACGACTGGCACAAAACGAGCGGCCGTATCTACCGCGTACGCCCTGCCGCCGGAGTGCCAAAGCTGAAGCCCTTTGATCTGAGCAAGGCGACACCGGATGAACTGCTCGGCTATTTGAGCCATCCGAACGAGTGGTTCCGGAAGCAGGCGGTATTGGAGATTGGGTGGCGAGAGTTAGATCAGTTGTACCCGCAGCTGATGAAAATGCTCACCGAACATAACAACCCTCATGCACTCGAGGCACTTTGGTCAATTGATTTGATCTCACAACATAAGACAGGAGAACCCTTCCAGGGTGATCCCATCATTTACAATTTGCTTGAACATCAAGATGCTTATGTGCGGAGATGGATCGTCAAACTAATCGGTGAACGCCGGTCTTCATGGGTCGAAGGAAGCCTGATTCCACGTGCAAAAAGCGAGACGAACATTGAAGTCCGCGCCCAGATTCTGGCATCCGCGAAAAAATTGAAAGCATCTACCGCCCTGCCCCTCCTCTGGGCCGGCGATGCGGAAGACATCAGCGGCCACCTGCCCCTCCTCGCGTGGTGGGCGCTTGAATCGAAAGCGGAAAAAGAACGCGCCGCCGTCTTCGCTTTCCTCAAGAGCGACACCGCCTTCCTCAAGACCACCCTCTTCCGCGACCACCTCGCCGAGAAGCTCGCTAAACGCTACGCCCTGGCCGGCGGCGAGGAAAACCTGCAGTCCTGCGCGGACCTGCTGGCCATGACGAATGATGAAGCGCTGCGCGGCAAGTTCATCGCCGGCATCGCCTCCGCCTTTGAAGGGGCGGAGATGCCGAAGCTGCCCGAGGCGCTGACGAAGGCGCTCAATGATTACATAGCCAAGCAGAGCGGTGGCGATCTCACCCTGGCGCTTCGCAGCGGCAATGCAGATGCACTGAAGAGCGCGTTGAAACTTCTCGAAGACAAGAAGGCCAGCAACACGGCCCGCATCGCCATCGCCAAAACGCTGGCAGAGCTCGGCAAGCAGGAGGCGGTAATGCCGATGGTGAACATCCTGAAAGCCACGAACCCGCCGGGCCTCAAGCGCGGCATCCTGCAGGCAGCAGCCAAGTTTGATGACAAGCGCATCCCCGAGGCGCTGCTGCTGGGCTGGGAAGGCCAGATCGCCGGAGACAAGGCGCTGCGCGAGGACGCCCTGCGTGTGATGGCGGGCCGCAAGGAGTGGGCGCAGATTCTCGTCAGCTTTGTGAATGAGTGGAAGATTCCTGCCAAGCAGTTCACCGTGGACATCGTGCGCCAGCTCAGCCTGCACAAAGATCCCGAGATCGACGCCGCCATCGACAAGCACTGGAAGGGCCTGCTGGCCACCGGCCCCACACCGGAGAAGAAGAAGGAATCCGAGCGCATCAAGGCGGTGGTCAAGACCGGCCTGGGAGATCCAGCCAAGGGCAAGATCCAGTTCATGGGCCGCTGCGCCATCTGTCACACCCTCTTTGGCGAAGGCGGCAAGATCGGACCCGACCTCACCGGCTACGACCGCACCAACGCCGACTTCTGGCTGGACAACCTCTTCATGCCCAGCATGGAAATCCGCGAAGGCTTCGGCGCCTACATCGTGAAAACGAAAGGAGGCCAGATCCTCACCGGACTCATGGACGCGCAGGACGCCAGCGGCATCGTCCTCAAGGACATGGCCGGCAACAAGACCGCCTTCAAGCAGGCCGACATCGAGAAGCTCGAAGCCTCCCCCATCTCCCTCATGCCCGAAGG